The DNA window GAGCACTAATACCATTCCATtgatcatattccctatgctggacCTTTCACCCTGTGACTGCTTTGATGTACATGTGGAAGCCTGCCCTCTCCGCTCTTTTTCACAACTATGGTTATTTGTAAATGGTACACATTCGGTATTTAAATCTCTCCCATAATGGTTGATTTTGATAACGacagattaatgaataaaaacaacagagtaatagactaaaaaagaacagatgaaggaTTGCCCAACATTGCACAAGCCCACCGTCTTTTGACGGTTGAAATCAAGTGCAAAACCATTCAAGAGACATGACAGCATATGTGGATCTACAGAGGCAGAAATGGTTTTGGAAGAGGTCAAGAAGGTAGGAACATGGGGCTGGGTTTCACAACGAGCTCTATGAGAGAAGGGAACCCATCATTGGAATCGATGTGCCCATCAGTTCTCTTTTACACTGATTATTTCATGATACTTAAAGTTgccattgccttttttaaagtttttatttgagagagacagagagacagcaggagagagcatatgcaagggagaagggcagagggaaggggagaagcacaaccccgctgagcagggtgcccaaagaGGAgatggatcccagaccctgggaccttggcctgagctgaaggtttttCCTCATCCACCAATGACGGCCTAGCAGTAGCCTCGTTACCATGCAGGCTTCCCCTGTATGGATGTAAACACTGATCTCACTAATCCCTGAGCACCACAACCAATGCACTGATACTCTGTGTCCTCCTAGATCTTGCCAAGGCTGTGGCGTCTGAGTTTGAAGAATCCTTGAAAGACTCTCCACCCACTTCTATGGGAAGCCTGCCCCATTTTACCTGTATTAGAAATGTtgctctcttggttttcctctttttgaaggGAATGCACATATGGtaaggaacagtgtatttttttggtgTAAGTACCATCTTGGTGGGGTGTTGGGAGGGGAGGATGTAAACTGTGCAGTAGGGGACATTTGCTCAGAAGCACTTTTCCGCCTTGAATTCTGAATTTGGAATTGCTGCTTCAGTCAACCTGGGAGATCTATCTCCCAGgaaaagctcatgctttctccgTGGGTGCAATCTGTGCTTCCTTTGGGGGCCTTTGACTTTACGACACTTGTTCATTTGGTGTTCAGTACTCACCAGAGAATCAATGACAAAGTATACACATGAACTGACCCCCATCTTCTCCTCTTTTGTGTAACTGCAGGTCGCCTCAGAAAGCAGCGAAACTGGTGTGTATTCTGGAATCATCAGTCTCTTGCTTAGGAAAAACTCTAAATAGTAAGGCAGATGGGGCAACCTTGCTGTCCTCACACCCAGACACCCTTGCTGTCCAGGCACCCAGATTCCATGTTCCTAAGGCTTGGGAGTGTGTGAGATaggcagctttcccaggtgagaaaaGAGGTCCGTGTTTCTACATTCCTAGGAAGCCAATGTATTCTCTGTGCGTGGAGTGGCTGTGAGTGCAACAGGCTTGGGGGAGGTGACTTGTTGACTCTAtgcagtgtgtgagagagagacagaccgatagtgagagagagaggatagagacagtgacacagagaaatacagagaaagtgaggaggagaaTGAGTGAGGTAGACTCCCCAGCAGATATGTCCCACCGACACCACAAGATGGACTCAGTcgacattcttaaaaaataacaaaaaacagaacctCCTCACACAGTACATCTTAGAGTCCTCAGACCGTGGGTGGCCCAACAGTGCAGATCGGCCCATGCTTGCTAACCTAGTGCCTCCATGTTCTCTAGCCCTCCATTCGTAATGAGCAACAGTCCCAAAattactctcttattttcttctgtgcttttacttatttatttgagagaaagggagcagaagaggtgagaggggcagagggagggtgagagaaacagaccatttgctgagaagggagccccaaaCTAGCCTCAATTCCAGGTCCTAGAcagcctgacctgagctgaaggcagactcctaaATGACCGAGCAACTCAGGAATCTCTACCTGAGGTATTCTTGAGCAGCATGACGAATGTACTGATggattctctgtgtccttctagttTCATCCTTGGATTCATTCCTCATAACAAAATTCatggaaaacatcagtgaggaaGAACAAATCAGTATCGTCAAGGTGAGCTTCAGTATCATTAACGGAGGAATGAATGttgctttcttggtttctttccacaCAAATTGTGATGATGAAAATCAGACAGTGGCTCTCTGAGgtgaaatacataatcttcctCTTGAGAAAAGGGCTGAGTGGTTGCCCCTTGCCAACCGTTACCTTATTTCAGAGGATGTTTACCATTGGCAACACCAAAGCTGGAAATAAACAGCGAGATGGGGTACATTCCCTCAGCAGTGGTTTCTCCTGCTTGGTTGAGTGATCCTGTAGTCAGCATCTGAATGAGCTGGAGAGACACATCCTTCAGGAAAAGCAGCTTCctccaggtgtcctgtcatttattTGGGCACCAGTGTGTCAAACATGATGTCCCTCCCATCTGGCTTCCTTAAGTTTTTGAGAGCAGTAAAATCAGTGCAGAGTAAGAGGGAGCTGAGCCTCATGGTGTTCTCTCTTCTGTACCTGCAGGTGGCCTCAGAACTAGTGACAGCGGTACGTACCCTGAAGcagtctcttcctgtctttagTCAGGAGCGCCAATCTGATTCTGGGTCCTCACTGGAATGAAAATCACAGGTgtagtgaaataaacaaaaacccaaaccagaaAACGGGTCTTCCAGGTGGAGACCCATGGACATGTTTTCACAAGCAAAGGGGTAGAATTCAGGTAAGGAGTTTGTGTCCATAGAGATAGCGGGAAGTAGAGATACGTGGACGCCAGGGCTCAGTGAGTTCAGCAACTCAAAAACtgggatccacttctgggttggcaaggtccctgctcagcatgtcTGGGGTGTGGGGCCCCACACTAAACCAGTACCTACCTAGGCTCTAGCCTgcatcaggaaggaaaagtgtGAGCTTCTGAAGAGGATGAGGTGTGCCCCCTCTGCCTCATTACCAGCCCATGTGTATGGGGTCCTCTCCTCTGCTTAGAAGCAGCCCCTGCTAGGATTCCTCTAGGACCTGAGTGCAGACCTTCCTGTCTGAGTGATGCCAGGACCTCCTGTAGTGCCTGCCTCATGGATAGGAGCCCAGAGACCAACAGAAATGAAGTCAGGTCAGGCCAGCAAATTCCACTGCAGGAACCCCTAGGCCTAGGGCAGGGAGGtcacagcttcctcatttttggaTCCTAGACCTGAGCTATCCAAGGAGGCAGCCGATAGCCAGACATGCCTGCATATGTGGAAATTCCTTACAGTCAATGAAGTTACACATTTCATCCCTCATCATACCAACCACAGTGCCAGAGCCCAGTAGAGCATGTTGAAAACACagatcatttccatcatcatGAATGGCTCTCCTGGGCAGCTGCTCTGAGTCTGGCATAGTGGCTGCACATGGACCCCATCTAACCTAGCAGGTGTCCACCACCCATCACAGGTGGATCCAGGTGGATCCATGTCCACGTGAGAGCTATCATGATCTTGTGGAAATGGGGAAATGCCAGGTGAAggggcatcctctctctctctctcaaggaaggtTTGCCAGTGTGGTCAATGTCTTGGTGAAGGGCTCTAACTCCCAAGAGCCCAGGGAAGGTCTGAGGATCCCAAGGAAGAGCAGGTGTCGACAGGTGTTCCAAAGTGGCCTCAGTTGGAGTAGCAGGAACACGGGGCCTCACTGTCTAATCACCTCATCCTCGTGTTTGTATCTCTAAAGATTGGGCGGTGGAAAATATTGAGGATGAAAttcctgaagaggaagaaacctcAGGTCCGGAAGCACAATGAGGCGGGAATCAACAGGAGGGAGTCCCTGGTGCAGTTGGAGTATACCTGCTACTTTGTAGACTGAGAGTGGGCGGgatgaaataaagaagatgatgtataggaatgcaattgttttgtttttcatttgtttacttatttgagagaggagaatgggaagggcagagggagagggatattcAGACCCTGCaccgaacagggagcctgatacaggcctgatcccagggtcctgggtaatGATCCAAGctgcagtcagacacttaacctactgagccacgaaGGTGCTCTTCTCTGGTCTATTCCATCATAAACAGTAGGgtatttggataaaataagaattctgccCTGGGATCGGATTGTGCAGTTggtcatattcttctttttatttgatggTCATTCTCTGCAGACCAGCTCTGACTCCCTTTGTCACTGGCAAGCATCAAAGCCCTTGTTGATGTTTGGTTGGCATCTCTTGGGAATAGAGCAGGAGACCTTTTGGTTCGGGTTATTGCCTTTGGTCTTGGATGGAGCCAATCTCTTGATACACAGCTGTGCCACGCCCATCTGAACTTGCACACAGACTGCTTCCGTGGGAGCCAGGTGCTGGTACAGCCGgggccccactccctctgcacctACAGGTCACACAGTAGCAATGCTGGGCTACCCCCAGTTCTGCCCAAAGGGTGGAAGTGCACTCTAGGGATGGGCATCCCTGAAATGGTCCCTCTCAGCACCTCCTCCCGGATCCAGCAgaagtgaggtgggaggggtgccGGGAGCAcagttccctcctctcctccttgcaCAATCCTCAGTCCTGGGACAAGAATAAAATCTGCACTTGCCTCTGTGTGAGAAGGGATCGAGTGCAGCCAGCCAAGGCCATCGAGGCCTTCACTGGGTGCAGGGAATCTAGAGGAATCTGTGAAAGCTGCTGGGCTGGCGGCACACGCTTGCGCTCAAGGTCCT is part of the Vulpes vulpes isolate BD-2025 unplaced genomic scaffold, VulVul3 u000000698, whole genome shotgun sequence genome and encodes:
- the LOC140597372 gene encoding uncharacterized protein; amino-acid sequence: MVASESSETVSSLDSFLITKFMENISEEEQISIVKVASELVTAIGRWKILRMKFLKRKKPQVRKHNEAGINRRESLVQLEYTCYFVD